From a single Desulfatirhabdium butyrativorans DSM 18734 genomic region:
- a CDS encoding four helix bundle protein, protein SFAHCVRVKCPLRGRHVAAAQPSGAASQRHLRTACASGVMMLEKLLIYQMSMDIGQQVWTIVEGWQYFAKDTIGKQLVRAADSIAANLSEGYGRYFYKENKQFCYYARGSLQETKTWLKKAFDRNLILPSEFQSLSDTLETLSVKLNHYIKTIGPHDAHAVRK, encoded by the coding sequence CGTCATTTGCGCACTGCGTGCGCGTTAAGTGCCCACTTCGTGGGCGTCATGTGGCTGCTGCGCAGCCGTCAGGTGCTGCTTCGCAGCGTCATTTGCGCACTGCGTGCGCGTCAGGGGTAATGATGCTGGAGAAACTTCTGATCTATCAAATGTCAATGGATATCGGTCAGCAGGTTTGGACCATCGTGGAGGGTTGGCAATATTTCGCCAAAGATACCATAGGCAAACAGCTCGTCAGGGCCGCAGATTCCATCGCCGCCAATCTGAGCGAAGGGTATGGAAGGTATTTCTACAAGGAAAACAAGCAGTTTTGCTACTACGCCAGAGGTTCGCTTCAAGAAACCAAAACCTGGCTTAAAAAGGCTTTCGACCGGAATTTGATTTTGCCATCGGAATTCCAGTCACTATCCGATACGCTCGAAACCTTGTCCGTAAAACTGAACCACTATATCAAAACCATCGGCCCTCATGACGCGCACGCAGTGCGCAAATGA
- a CDS encoding response regulator codes for MSDHLLIIEDNAQNFYMMRFLLEKNGFSIIGAENGRQGVDEALRLKPRAILLDIQLPEMDGYAVAEELKRHPELSDVPIIAVTSYAMTGDRERILAAGATGYIEKPIDPETFVDQIRKYIH; via the coding sequence ATGAGCGACCATTTGCTGATCATCGAGGACAATGCTCAGAATTTCTATATGATGCGGTTCTTGCTCGAAAAAAATGGGTTTTCGATTATCGGCGCCGAAAACGGACGCCAGGGTGTCGACGAGGCGCTGCGTCTGAAACCCAGGGCCATCCTGCTCGATATTCAGCTTCCCGAAATGGATGGCTACGCCGTGGCCGAGGAGCTCAAGCGGCATCCGGAGCTATCGGATGTGCCCATCATTGCGGTCACATCCTATGCCATGACGGGAGACCGGGAACGAATCCTGGCAGCAGGCGCCACCGGATACATCGAAAAGCCCATCGATCCGGAGACATTTGTGGATCAAATCCGGAAATACATCCATTAA
- a CDS encoding ATP-binding protein — translation MIHSLNSLCRSIVGLFVVLVLSLVFLPGADVTAAPNRIVKVGLYENAPKIFTDPFGKAAGIFADLIESIARDEDWEIQYVPGTWGEGLDRLQRGEIDLMPDVAHSAERETIFSFPSVPVLSSWYQIYARKGSKIQSILDLAGKRIVVLERSVQQDSFSRLAEGFGLHVTLVPLPDYQASFEMVARGEADAAITNRFYGMMHVKQYGLEDTSVIFEPSNLFFAAPKDRNQTLLAAIDARLTSMKQDPDSVYYRSLKRWTSEPVQFALPAWVWISALVAGVALLLSGAGSLILKAKVNERTRELRELNQTLHQSEQKYRELVTLANSIIIRFSIDGKITFINEFGLDFFGYSESEILGKSLLETILPETESSGRYLGSLMADILADPVKFEHHINENVRRNGERVWIDWRNKMLFDDQGQLIEILSIGSDITDRVLADRRILMLNEELRQNAEVLEQRVAERTAELLVAKERAESADRLKSAFLATMSHELRTPLNSIIGFTGILLQGLAGPLNEEQKKQMGMVQTSSRHLLALINDVLDISKIEAGQFSLARASFNLRDAIEKTLKLVAPLAEKKGIDLGLEIDRHVGDIVTDQRRLEQVFLNLLNNAVKFTEKGNIRVSCHAIGNEYRFSVSDTGIGIRPEELPGLFQPFHQIDTGLSRKHEGTGLGLSICKKLVEMMGGSIQVQSQWGQGSTFTVQIPKLPPEAQEERIIA, via the coding sequence ATGATTCATTCGTTGAATTCGCTCTGCCGGTCCATCGTTGGTTTGTTTGTGGTTCTCGTTCTGTCCTTGGTATTCCTGCCCGGGGCCGATGTTACCGCTGCGCCGAACCGGATCGTCAAAGTCGGCCTGTACGAGAACGCCCCCAAGATCTTTACCGATCCATTCGGAAAAGCCGCCGGCATCTTTGCCGATCTAATCGAATCCATTGCCAGGGATGAAGACTGGGAAATCCAGTATGTCCCCGGCACATGGGGCGAGGGTCTGGATCGCCTTCAACGGGGCGAAATCGATTTGATGCCCGATGTCGCTCATTCGGCCGAACGGGAAACAATATTTTCCTTTCCATCCGTACCGGTGCTCTCTTCCTGGTATCAAATCTACGCGCGAAAAGGCAGCAAGATTCAATCGATTCTGGATCTTGCCGGAAAGCGCATCGTCGTGCTGGAGCGATCGGTACAGCAGGATTCCTTCAGCCGGCTGGCGGAAGGTTTCGGGCTGCACGTCACTCTCGTTCCGCTGCCGGATTACCAGGCTTCTTTCGAAATGGTGGCTCGCGGCGAAGCCGACGCAGCCATTACCAACCGTTTCTATGGCATGATGCACGTCAAACAATATGGCCTGGAAGATACATCGGTCATTTTCGAGCCATCCAACCTCTTTTTTGCGGCCCCAAAAGATCGCAATCAAACCCTGCTTGCCGCCATCGACGCCCGGTTGACCAGTATGAAGCAGGACCCCGATTCGGTCTATTACCGATCCTTGAAACGGTGGACTTCGGAACCTGTCCAGTTCGCCCTGCCCGCATGGGTTTGGATCAGCGCTCTCGTCGCAGGGGTTGCGCTTCTGCTGAGTGGCGCTGGCAGCCTCATCCTGAAGGCAAAGGTCAACGAGCGCACCCGCGAACTGCGGGAGCTGAACCAGACCCTGCACCAAAGCGAACAGAAATACCGGGAGCTGGTAACCCTGGCCAACAGCATCATCATTCGTTTTTCCATCGATGGCAAAATCACCTTCATCAACGAATTCGGTCTGGATTTCTTCGGTTATTCAGAATCGGAAATTCTCGGAAAAAGTCTGCTCGAAACCATCCTCCCGGAAACCGAAAGCTCCGGAAGGTATCTTGGATCGCTGATGGCGGATATCCTGGCCGATCCTGTAAAATTTGAACACCATATCAACGAAAACGTCCGTCGTAACGGCGAAAGGGTCTGGATCGACTGGCGCAACAAGATGCTCTTCGATGATCAGGGGCAACTGATCGAGATCCTCAGCATCGGCTCCGATATCACCGATCGTGTATTGGCGGATCGGCGGATTCTCATGCTCAATGAAGAGCTGCGCCAAAACGCCGAGGTTCTGGAGCAGCGGGTTGCGGAGCGCACGGCCGAGCTGCTCGTCGCCAAGGAGCGGGCCGAGTCTGCGGATCGCCTCAAGTCCGCCTTTCTGGCCACCATGAGCCACGAATTGCGCACGCCCCTCAACTCGATCATCGGGTTTACCGGCATCCTGCTCCAGGGCCTGGCTGGCCCCCTCAACGAAGAGCAGAAAAAACAGATGGGCATGGTGCAGACAAGCTCCCGCCATCTTCTGGCACTGATCAACGATGTGCTCGACATCTCCAAAATCGAGGCGGGCCAGTTCTCCCTGGCCCGGGCTTCCTTCAATCTGCGCGATGCCATCGAGAAAACGCTCAAGCTGGTTGCCCCCCTGGCCGAAAAGAAAGGGATCGATCTGGGGCTGGAGATCGACCGTCATGTCGGCGACATCGTCACGGATCAACGCCGGCTGGAACAGGTTTTTCTCAATCTGCTCAACAATGCGGTCAAGTTCACGGAAAAGGGAAACATCCGTGTTTCCTGCCATGCAATCGGAAACGAATACCGCTTTTCGGTTTCCGACACCGGAATCGGCATCCGGCCAGAAGAACTGCCCGGTCTCTTTCAGCCTTTTCACCAGATCGATACCGGACTGTCCCGCAAACATGAAGGGACGGGCCTGGGACTCTCGATTTGCAAGAAACTGGTCGAGATGATGGGCGGCAGCATTCAGGTGCAGAGCCAATGGGGTCAGGGAAGCACGTTTACGGTACAGATTCCCAAACTGCCTCCTGAAGCACAAGAGGAAAGGATCATCGCATGA
- a CDS encoding L-threonylcarbamoyladenylate synthase, which translates to MLIEINPVNPQPRLIQQVVDLLLEGGVIAYPTDTFYGIGCDIMNKKAIQRIYQLKQRDPGKPFSFICSDLKHISDYAKVSNYAYKTMKRLLPGPYTFILEGSKKVPKMMLTRRKTAGIRVPDHPISIEIVKALGNPIISTSAATPDGEIFFNPSLLHDRYGKQLDLVIDGGPVPGKPSSVISLIDDTPLVIRAGLGEVGIFGE; encoded by the coding sequence ATGCTCATCGAAATCAATCCCGTCAATCCCCAGCCCAGACTGATCCAGCAGGTCGTCGACCTCTTGCTTGAAGGCGGCGTCATCGCCTATCCGACAGACACATTTTACGGCATCGGCTGTGACATCATGAACAAGAAGGCCATCCAGCGCATCTATCAGTTGAAACAGCGCGATCCGGGCAAACCCTTCAGTTTCATCTGTTCAGATCTCAAGCACATCAGCGACTACGCCAAGGTTTCCAACTATGCTTACAAGACCATGAAACGGCTGCTCCCCGGCCCGTACACCTTCATCCTCGAAGGATCGAAGAAAGTTCCCAAGATGATGCTGACCCGTCGGAAAACGGCCGGTATCCGCGTGCCGGATCATCCGATCAGCATCGAGATCGTGAAAGCCCTGGGGAATCCGATCATTTCCACCAGCGCCGCAACGCCAGACGGTGAAATATTTTTCAATCCTTCCCTGCTCCATGACCGCTATGGCAAACAGCTCGATCTGGTCATCGACGGCGGGCCGGTCCCCGGAAAACCATCGAGCGTCATCTCCCTGATCGACGACACGCCGCTGGTCATCCGGGCAGGTCTTGGGGAGGTCGGGATATTCGGGGAGTAA
- a CDS encoding HAD family hydrolase translates to MKITGILFDANGTLIDILTDEGREDIYRAIGCFLAYQGLAIPPISLREMYFRTMEEQRKQRNCPHPEFDAVKLWGAILDAHTDSLRIPVTKRRQLPRILAEMFRALSRIRLDLYPDVGSVLDQLSQSYRMAVVSDGQSAWALPELRETGIAGYFDPIVVSGDHGFRKPDRRLFDAALSAMGQTPENVVFVGNDIYRDIYGARRVGMKTVFFRSNQGRQEMEGVEPDYIIYRFRELPQAIAFLEQNH, encoded by the coding sequence ATGAAAATCACCGGCATCCTCTTCGACGCCAACGGCACCCTGATCGACATCCTGACGGATGAAGGCAGGGAAGACATCTACCGGGCCATCGGATGTTTCCTGGCCTATCAGGGGCTGGCCATTCCCCCAATTTCACTTCGGGAAATGTATTTTCGCACTATGGAAGAGCAGCGCAAGCAGCGAAACTGCCCCCATCCCGAATTCGACGCCGTCAAGCTTTGGGGCGCCATTCTGGACGCCCACACAGACAGTTTGCGCATACCGGTCACCAAACGCAGGCAGCTTCCCCGTATCCTGGCCGAAATGTTCCGGGCGCTCTCCCGGATACGGCTGGATCTGTATCCGGATGTGGGCTCCGTCCTCGATCAGTTGTCACAATCGTACCGTATGGCTGTCGTATCCGACGGCCAGAGCGCATGGGCGCTTCCCGAACTGCGGGAAACGGGCATCGCCGGATATTTCGACCCGATCGTCGTCTCCGGAGACCATGGATTCCGAAAGCCGGACCGCAGGCTCTTCGATGCCGCGCTCTCGGCCATGGGCCAAACACCGGAAAACGTCGTTTTCGTCGGCAACGACATCTACCGCGACATATACGGCGCCCGGCGTGTCGGCATGAAAACCGTGTTTTTCCGATCGAATCAGGGCAGGCAGGAAATGGAAGGTGTCGAGCCCGATTATATCATTTACCGATTCAGGGAATTGCCGCAGGCAATCGCCTTTCTCGAACAAAACCATTGA
- a CDS encoding aminoglycoside phosphotransferase family protein, with protein MKYLGHLKHNDPLYSYFCCDILPQIGGIGMPPDFRVFRFDGNRDVYLYSDQVIGIKLVGKFFKLSDPGQARYAGQTEFNNLVFLRNLGLADPPHRVVRPYGFNADIDNVLITEYVHAESLGSVIEGAIQYGNKDRFYRKLSGLASFLAHFHHRTAGDWPVDFDRVTHYFEGLLYTLQSKGFLGSNGASDFRYLKELWRNQPFMWEDRSVLVHGDPTPSNLLIGRGADVTAIDLERMRWADRVFDLGRLCGEIKHFFFRATNDPMAGEPFIGHFLWEYARHFPDQPVAFQAITRRFPFYLGITFLRIARNDWVSSGYRNQLIQQAATILRSIP; from the coding sequence ATGAAATACCTGGGACATCTCAAGCACAACGATCCGCTCTACAGCTATTTCTGCTGCGACATTCTCCCTCAGATCGGCGGAATCGGCATGCCGCCCGACTTCCGGGTGTTCCGGTTCGACGGCAACCGGGATGTTTACCTGTATTCGGATCAGGTGATCGGCATCAAGCTGGTCGGTAAATTCTTCAAACTCTCCGACCCGGGCCAGGCCAGGTACGCCGGTCAGACGGAATTCAACAATCTCGTTTTCCTCCGGAACCTCGGCCTTGCCGATCCGCCGCACCGTGTCGTGCGGCCCTACGGATTCAATGCCGACATCGACAACGTCCTGATAACCGAATACGTTCACGCCGAATCTTTGGGTTCCGTCATCGAAGGGGCCATACAATACGGCAACAAGGATCGCTTTTACCGCAAACTTTCCGGCCTGGCCTCTTTTCTGGCCCATTTTCATCACCGAACTGCGGGGGACTGGCCGGTCGACTTCGATCGTGTCACCCATTATTTCGAAGGGTTGCTCTACACGCTCCAATCCAAGGGGTTTCTGGGATCAAACGGCGCCTCCGATTTCCGGTATCTGAAGGAACTGTGGCGCAACCAGCCGTTCATGTGGGAAGATCGCAGCGTTCTGGTTCATGGCGACCCGACCCCGTCGAACCTGTTGATCGGGCGCGGGGCCGATGTGACGGCCATCGATCTGGAGCGCATGCGCTGGGCGGATCGGGTCTTCGACCTGGGCAGGCTCTGCGGGGAGATCAAGCATTTCTTCTTCCGGGCCACGAACGATCCCATGGCGGGTGAACCGTTCATCGGCCATTTTCTGTGGGAATACGCCCGGCATTTTCCGGACCAGCCTGTCGCCTTCCAGGCGATCACGAGGCGGTTTCCGTTTTATCTCGGCATCACGTTTCTGCGAATCGCCCGAAACGACTGGGTCTCCTCCGGCTACCGCAACCAGTTGATCCAGCAGGCGGCAACCATTCTGAGGTCGATTCCATGA
- the uvrB gene encoding excinuclease ABC subunit UvrB, with translation MFKLISDMKPRGDQPKAIEKMSRFLLSGSAHNVLLGVTGSGKTFTMAHIIARLNRPTLVIAPNKTLAAQLYYEFKTLFPENAVEYFVSYYDYYQPEAYIPASDTYIQKDSAINEAIDKLRHSATMSVLTRRDVIVVASVSCIYGLGAPEDYLEMRIELQTGQAMDRQQLLRNLVSIQYERNDMDFHRGVFRVRGDRVEIFPAYEEDRAVRVDFFGDEIERIAEINPLRGTVLRSLGQTAIFPASHYVTQKTTLKRAIDTILEELKERIAFFRSENKWIEAQRIEERTHFDVEMMMELGYCNGIENYSRHLTGRSAGEPPPTLLDYFPEDVLVFFDESHIGLPQMRGMYHGDRSRKETLANYGFRLPSALDNRPLTWEEAQARIPQAVYVSATPADEERAKAGDHVVELIVRPTGLLDPEIEVRPATHQVDDLLGEIRNRIQAKERVLVTTLTKRMAEDLTEYYGDIGIPIRYLHSDISTIERMEIIRDLRMGLFDVLVGINLLREGLDIPEVSLVAILDADKEGFLRSARSLIQTCGRASRNLHGKVILYAETITEAMRQAIEETSRRRAIQAEYNRKHRIEPKGITKDIAPAFEAVLSKAAPENGFRAAEETMGFGSLEAMEKSIEKLEIEMHQAAKDLDFEKAILLRERIKQLRAAAVFS, from the coding sequence ATGTTCAAATTGATCTCCGACATGAAGCCCCGGGGCGACCAGCCGAAAGCCATCGAGAAAATGAGCCGGTTTCTGCTATCCGGAAGCGCCCACAACGTGCTGCTGGGCGTGACCGGATCGGGCAAAACCTTCACCATGGCGCACATCATCGCCAGGCTGAACCGGCCGACCCTCGTCATCGCGCCCAACAAAACCCTTGCCGCACAGTTGTACTATGAATTCAAGACGCTCTTTCCGGAGAACGCGGTCGAATATTTCGTGAGCTATTACGATTATTATCAACCGGAAGCATACATCCCTGCAAGCGATACCTACATCCAGAAAGACTCGGCCATCAACGAGGCCATCGACAAGCTGCGCCATTCGGCCACCATGTCCGTGCTCACCCGGCGGGACGTCATCGTGGTCGCCAGCGTCTCCTGCATCTACGGCCTGGGGGCGCCCGAAGACTATCTGGAGATGCGCATCGAGCTGCAAACCGGCCAGGCGATGGATCGGCAGCAATTGCTGCGAAACCTCGTCAGCATCCAGTACGAGCGAAACGACATGGACTTTCACCGCGGGGTGTTCCGGGTGCGGGGAGACCGGGTGGAAATCTTCCCGGCTTACGAAGAAGACAGGGCCGTCCGGGTGGATTTTTTCGGGGATGAAATCGAGCGTATCGCCGAAATCAATCCGCTTCGGGGCACTGTCCTGCGATCGCTCGGCCAGACCGCCATTTTCCCGGCCAGCCACTACGTCACCCAGAAAACCACCCTGAAACGGGCCATCGACACCATCCTCGAAGAACTCAAGGAGCGCATCGCCTTTTTCCGAAGCGAAAACAAGTGGATCGAAGCCCAGCGTATCGAGGAGCGGACTCATTTCGATGTGGAAATGATGATGGAGCTGGGGTACTGCAACGGCATCGAGAATTATTCCCGGCACCTGACCGGAAGATCCGCAGGAGAGCCCCCGCCGACACTGCTCGATTATTTCCCGGAAGATGTCCTGGTCTTTTTCGACGAAAGCCACATCGGTCTGCCCCAGATGCGGGGGATGTATCACGGGGACCGCTCCCGGAAAGAAACCCTTGCCAATTACGGGTTCCGGCTGCCATCCGCCCTCGACAACCGGCCCCTGACCTGGGAGGAGGCACAGGCCCGCATTCCGCAAGCCGTCTATGTATCCGCGACTCCTGCCGATGAAGAGCGGGCAAAGGCGGGCGATCATGTGGTGGAGCTGATCGTTCGGCCGACGGGGTTGCTGGACCCGGAAATCGAAGTTCGGCCAGCCACCCATCAGGTGGATGATCTGCTGGGGGAAATCCGCAACCGCATCCAGGCAAAAGAGCGTGTTCTGGTCACGACCCTGACCAAACGGATGGCCGAAGACCTCACCGAATACTACGGCGACATCGGCATCCCCATCCGGTACCTGCATTCGGACATCAGCACCATCGAGCGAATGGAGATCATCCGGGACCTGCGCATGGGTCTCTTCGACGTGCTGGTCGGCATCAACCTGCTCCGGGAAGGGCTCGACATCCCGGAGGTATCCCTGGTCGCCATCCTCGACGCCGACAAGGAAGGCTTCCTCCGATCCGCCCGATCCCTGATCCAGACCTGCGGGAGGGCATCGCGCAACCTTCACGGGAAAGTCATCCTCTATGCGGAAACCATCACGGAGGCCATGCGCCAGGCCATCGAGGAAACCAGCCGGCGGCGCGCCATCCAGGCCGAATACAACCGGAAGCATCGTATCGAGCCAAAGGGGATCACCAAAGACATTGCGCCCGCCTTCGAAGCCGTACTGAGCAAGGCGGCACCCGAAAACGGATTCCGGGCGGCCGAGGAAACCATGGGTTTCGGATCGCTCGAAGCGATGGAAAAATCCATCGAAAAACTCGAAATCGAAATGCACCAGGCGGCAAAGGATCTGGATTTTGAAAAGGCCATCCTCCTGCGGGAAAGGATCAAGCAATTGCGGGCCGCAGCCGTTTTTTCCTGA
- a CDS encoding sensor histidine kinase has protein sequence MPHPLYHGLKNKMVTITLAVSLTPLIVLGFALYVQFERMYRDKIVEQIRYRAQSQAEMLDLFLKKRVALLGIMADTGSYAELSDEPHLAKLFRVMNFRQGNFVDLGVIDYAGVQQAYVGPYALKGLNYGEQPWFSETMAKGAYISDVYMGFRKLPHFTISVREQDNFQNWILRATIDLDVFAALVRSAMVGKTGDAFIVNAEGVYQTKPRFNGEILAQSGIRTDRFGSNTTVWEDRSANGKVTYYAGNWLKTTGWLFIVRQESLEEMESLFSTQHMEIIVIVLGVVAIVITTFWTTRVMIGRLEENDQRLKEMNARLIQSDKLAAIGKMAAGVAHEINNPLAVILQKTGWMEDLLEEEEFKNSKNIEEFRQSIRKIEHHVERARKVVHGMLGYARKMEPRLEDVDVNDTLVQTIGLLDNYARNNAIEIHTDLQKDLPITAGDQAQMQQVFLNLISNAIDAIGKDGRIDVATELKGEQILVKIQDNGPGIPEDQMNRIFDPFFTTKESGKGTGLGLWVSYNIMEKMGGGISVQSQVGKGSTFIVTIPLLAPVKK, from the coding sequence ATGCCGCATCCTCTCTATCATGGCCTGAAAAACAAGATGGTCACCATCACGCTCGCGGTCTCGCTTACGCCGTTGATCGTTCTGGGATTTGCCCTCTATGTCCAGTTCGAGCGGATGTATCGCGACAAGATCGTCGAGCAGATCCGCTACCGGGCGCAATCCCAGGCCGAAATGCTCGACCTGTTTCTGAAAAAGCGCGTGGCATTGCTCGGCATCATGGCCGATACCGGTTCTTACGCCGAACTCTCCGATGAGCCCCATCTGGCCAAGCTGTTCCGGGTTATGAATTTCCGTCAGGGCAATTTCGTCGATCTGGGCGTCATCGATTATGCCGGTGTTCAGCAGGCCTATGTCGGTCCTTACGCGCTCAAGGGCCTCAATTACGGGGAGCAGCCCTGGTTCAGCGAGACCATGGCCAAGGGCGCCTACATCAGCGATGTGTACATGGGGTTCCGGAAATTGCCGCATTTTACCATTTCGGTTCGGGAACAGGACAATTTCCAGAACTGGATTCTGAGGGCGACCATCGACCTGGATGTGTTCGCAGCCCTGGTCCGATCTGCCATGGTCGGCAAGACAGGGGATGCCTTCATCGTGAATGCGGAAGGAGTCTATCAGACCAAACCCCGTTTTAACGGTGAAATCCTCGCACAATCCGGTATCCGAACGGATCGTTTCGGCTCCAACACGACGGTCTGGGAGGATCGCTCCGCAAATGGGAAGGTAACGTATTATGCCGGAAACTGGCTGAAAACGACAGGCTGGCTGTTCATCGTGCGCCAGGAATCCCTCGAGGAAATGGAAAGCCTGTTCTCGACCCAGCACATGGAAATCATCGTCATCGTTTTGGGGGTGGTCGCCATCGTGATCACGACATTCTGGACCACCCGGGTGATGATCGGCAGACTGGAGGAAAACGATCAGCGCCTGAAGGAGATGAATGCGCGCCTGATCCAGTCCGACAAGTTGGCCGCCATCGGCAAGATGGCCGCGGGCGTGGCCCACGAAATCAACAATCCCCTTGCCGTCATCCTCCAGAAAACCGGATGGATGGAAGATCTGCTGGAAGAGGAGGAATTCAAGAATTCCAAAAATATCGAAGAGTTCCGCCAGTCCATCCGGAAGATCGAACATCATGTGGAGCGGGCGAGAAAAGTCGTGCACGGCATGCTGGGTTATGCCCGCAAAATGGAGCCCCGGCTGGAAGACGTGGATGTCAACGATACACTGGTGCAGACCATCGGGCTTCTCGACAATTATGCCCGCAACAATGCCATCGAGATTCATACCGATCTGCAGAAAGATTTGCCGATCACCGCAGGAGACCAGGCTCAGATGCAGCAGGTATTCCTGAATCTCATTTCCAACGCCATCGATGCGATCGGAAAGGACGGGCGGATCGATGTGGCAACAGAATTGAAGGGTGAACAGATTCTGGTGAAAATTCAGGATAATGGACCTGGGATCCCAGAAGATCAGATGAACCGGATTTTCGATCCGTTCTTCACCACCAAGGAAAGCGGGAAAGGCACGGGTTTGGGCCTTTGGGTCAGTTACAATATCATGGAAAAAATGGGGGGAGGCATTTCCGTTCAAAGTCAGGTGGGCAAAGGTTCAACCTTTATCGTGACGATTCCGTTGTTGGCGCCGGTGAAGAAATAG
- a CDS encoding response regulator: MKRYRVLVVDDEADFLETLVIRLNRRGFDTVGVGSGEQAIETLKTRAFDVIVLDIKMPGGMDGIETLREIKRNWPEPEVILLTGHGSIETSIEGVKLGAFDYLLKPVRIDELLEKMALALEKQELEEEKE, encoded by the coding sequence ATGAAACGCTACCGTGTGTTGGTTGTCGATGATGAAGCGGATTTTCTCGAGACACTCGTCATTCGTCTGAACCGGAGGGGGTTCGATACGGTCGGTGTCGGAAGCGGCGAACAGGCCATCGAGACACTGAAGACCCGGGCCTTCGATGTGATCGTTCTCGATATCAAGATGCCGGGAGGAATGGACGGGATCGAGACGCTTCGGGAAATCAAGAGGAATTGGCCTGAACCTGAAGTGATCCTGCTGACCGGTCATGGTTCCATCGAGACGAGCATCGAAGGAGTGAAGCTTGGGGCCTTCGATTATCTGCTCAAGCCGGTCCGAATCGATGAATTGCTCGAAAAAATGGCGCTGGCCCTTGAAAAACAGGAATTGGAGGAAGAGAAAGAATGA